A stretch of DNA from Juglans microcarpa x Juglans regia isolate MS1-56 chromosome 5D, Jm3101_v1.0, whole genome shotgun sequence:
TTCTTGATAAGCACCTAACTCGTGGACGCATCCATACATATAGGAGATAATTGATGTTGAAGGTTGATTTATCTTAacaatacatatatacatacatagatacacacgtataatatatatatatatatatatatatatattattcaattcCCCTAGCGGGGTTCCTTTCTATTAAAAAGCCTCACTTATAGGTGGAGGAAACCAAGAGTACATCGTTCCTATATTCGATATATGCATAAGACAAAagccaaaatatacaaaaaaaaaaaaaaaaaaaaaccattatatCAGACTAACCAGCAAGCCTAAGATATGGGAAGTCTAACTTGTCCATGCGAAGCAGCCCCTTCAAAGGTTGTGGCAGCTCATTGAAGGAGTGCCACCTAGTCGAGCAGCCACTGGATCCCATCCGAGCCATGAAATCTGCAGGTGCATTTCCTTGTCTGAATATATGGCGGATAGTAAATTGTTGGTGTTTAAGTAACTCCAGGATCTCATCCCAATACTCTTCAAGGTACCAAACTTCACATCTTGAGGACTTTAACCATTTTACCACAACCAACGAATCCATTTCAATTTCAGCCTTTGTGATGCCCAGGCTCCTGAGTATACGAACCCCATGAAGGAGAGCCATACATTTAGCAAAGTTACTTGTGCCTTGGCCTAGAAACACCGAAAAAGCCATCACCAAAGAGCCTTGGTCAGACTGAATCACACCACCAGCCCCTGTTTGTCCCGGGTTTCCTCAGGAACTCCCATCGACATTGAGCTTAAACCAACCAGGCATCGGTCTTACCCACTTCACTATTTGGATAGTTTTGGTTCTAGGAGATTTGTAGGGAATATTCATATTTTCAAGCACCTGTTCATCACGTCTAGAGAGAGTTTTATTGCTCTTTAACTTGCCTGCAACTCTGGCAATCCAAAACTTCACATTGTGCTAGACATCCTCAGCCGACACTGCTTTATTCTCCATTCGGACTTTACATCTCATTGTCCAGAGCTGCCATGTGATTCGGACtttatccctccattttctgCTTGGTATATGTTGCATGCCGACAATGGCGGCACATCTCAGCCAAATAAACTGTGCTACTTCCCCCAACCCAAGAACATGGTTTTGGTCTTCATAAGCTCCTAGCACACAACAGTTGCACCTAGAAACCACCGGAACTCCAATTCTACGAACTTTATCATCCACACTCAGAGCATTGTTCAACGCCTTCCACATGGTTATCACAATGTTCTTTGGCAAGCTTGAATGCCAAACCTAGCCTGCCCATTTATTTTTCGGTGCTTTAACCCGAACACATTCCCAAGCCCTTCTCATGGAGAATTTCCCATCATCCTTTTCAGTCCATACCAAAATATCCTCCCCTTCCTTTCTTCTGCTCAGCAAGGTGGCTATTTCCTCAGCTTTAGCTGTCCCCACAAGACCAATAAGAAGTTCTAAATCACATCCTGCCTCCAAGATGCATTCCTTAACTTGGAGCTTCGGGGAATCAACAATTGGGAGGATCTCTCCAAGCACGGCATCACCCAACCATTTGTCGTACCAAAAAGACAGAGCCCCATTCTTTATGTTCCATTTAGAGTGTTCAATAATACCGAGATACACTTGACTATCATTTTCCAGAATCCGGTGCCTTTGGTCGGATTCACCAAGGAAATATGGCTTGCTTTCACatatttggttttgaaaaatttagaccAAAGATTTTTCTCCGTTAGGATCTTCCACGCAAATTTCATGTGTAGTGCAATCTGAATATCACGCAGACTACGGACTCCAATACCACCTTCTTGCACCGGTTTAGACATCATCTCCCAGCCTCTCCAGTGccttcttatttttccttctttcgtCCCCCAATAGAAATTGCTCAAGGATCTATTCAGGGATGCTAAGACCGATTGTGGTACCTGCAGTATGGAGAGCATGAAGATAGGAATGCTACTTAGAACATGCTTAAGAAGGAGTAATCTCGCCCCATTAGATAAGAGCCGTGCTTTCTAGCCATCAATCCTCTCTCGAACCTTCCCCACCATTTCATCCAAATGTATAGCTTTTAGCCTTCCAAAAATAATAGGGGCACCCAGATAAGTAAATGGCAGGAGGCCCTCCTGAAAACCTGTAATACCAAGCAAAGACCTTCTCTTGACGAGTGTGATATGCTTGGAGAAAATAATAGAAGACTTTTTCTTGTTCACCTTTTGACCCGACCATCTTCCATAGTGCTCCAAAGTCTTAGAGATGGCCCTCAACGATGCTTTACTACCATTTGCAAAAACCACAATGTCATCTGCATATAATAGATGCGATATAATCGGTGTATCTCGCGGATGAAAGAAAGGCCTTATTTTCCCATATCGGAACTGTTCTTTGAGCAGCCTGGACAAAACATCTTTcatcacaatgaataaataaggggaaATAGGATCCCCTTGGCATAGGCCCCGACCACCTTGGAAAAAACCTTTTGGGGATCCATTCATCACGACTGAGAACCACAGTGAGGAAATACAATTTTTTAGGATGGCACACACCTGTCCCGAGAAACCAAAACCATCTAACACATGAAGCAGGAAGCTCCAGTCAACACTATAGTACACTTTagccatttcaattttcaaaaccaCATTACCACCCCAGACTGGTTTGTTGATACTATGGATCATCTCCTGTGTGAGGCTTATATTCTCGAGAATGCTTCTTCCTGGGATAAAAGCACCCTGTTCTGGAGATATTAGTCTAGCAAGCATAGGAGATAGTCGTCCCACTAGAATCTTAGTGCACAGCTTATAGAATACGGAACAGAGACTAATAGGATGAAACTGGTCAAACCACTTTGGGTTTTCCACCTTTGGTATAAGAGTCAAGAAGGAATGGCAGAAGAATTTCGGGATGGGGGACCCTTTGAAGAATTCCTGCACTGCCTCAACTACATCCTTActcacaatatcccaacaagtttTATAAAAACCCGATCCAAATCTATCCGGGCCAGGACTACTATTTGTAGGAATAGAAAACACTGCAGCTTTGATCTCATGGATTGATGGAGGCTCCAGTAAACAAACATTAtcagtataaaaaataatcttatccaCAAGTGAATCCAGCTCAGGAGGAGTTCCAGTATGAGTCGCAGCTAGGAAGGTTTGGAAATAGTCTACTGCTCCCTGATGTACTTCTTCCGGTGATTTAAGCCACGCCCCATCAATTGTCTTCATCTCGTGAACCACCTTATAAGACTTAGACTATACAACCTTGAAGAAAGCAGAGCTCGCTTCCCCTTGCTCTAGCCAAGACTGTTTTGCTTGTTGAGCCAGTTTAGTTTCTTCCCGATTCAACCAGGTATTGAGTTCCATTTTTGTCACCAAGAGATCAAGATCCGTATCATCCGAAAAACCATCTTGTAAACTCTTTTCAAGCAAAGTAACCCTTTCTTCTAAGTGTTGAATTTGCTCCGTGGTCCACCCAAAAACTTCTCTCTTCCACCTACGGAGGGTACCTTTAAGGGCCTTCAATTTAAAGGCCAAACAGGACATACCATGCCCATGAGCTTCCTTATCCCAAGCTGTGCGCACACAGTCCTGGAAGGAATCATGGCTCGACCACATTTGCTGATATTTAAAAGGAGAGAAACCATACCTTGTGTTCACTTTTGCCATCTGAGCTACCATTGGAGAGTGGTCTGAAGTGGTTCTGGGGAGATACAACAAAGTTGCCAAATGATAAGCCAAAGTCCAAGCTGAATTTACCAAGGACCTATCTAATTGTGCCCAGCTCCGAGCGGTACCAGACTGCCCATTGCACCATGACAACTTGTTTCCTTCACTATTCATAACTGAGAGACTAGCAGCATCAATAAAGTTGTTAAAGTCCTCCATACTAGTCAGCGACCTAGGCCTTCGACCCCTGCGTTCTTCATCCCTTCGTATGATGTTGAAGTCACCCATCACAATCCATGGAGCAAAGCCAATGTTAACTCCCAGCATGTCAGCCCATAATGTTCTGCGGTTCCCTTGTTGACACTTAGCAtagacacacgtaacataaatCTGTTCCGAGCCTACCTTAGCAAGGATTGAAATGGACTGGTTATTTAAACCAATCAAGCACACATTTATTCCTTTATCCCAAAACAACCAGAGTTTCCCACCACTTTCTTCATTTGAGACACCTCCCACCATGCCTAACTTATTCTGCAAACTAGCCATATGAGTTTTAGAGCTGAAAGGTTCAGCTATTGCCACTACACTGGGTTTAAACTACCTTACCAATTTACAAAGTCTTCTTCTAGAGGTACCTAGGCCTCATAAATTCCAGTAGAAAATCGAGTTCATCATAAGTTCATTTTGTTAGGCCTGCTTTTGGCCCTGGTAGAGCTTCTAACTTTCGGACAAGCTTCCTTGACATCCGAGAGaacttctttctctttttgcaGATGTTTAACGTCGTTCTCCATTTCTGGCTTCGATTGAGTCCCTGAGTCTTCAACCACAGGAAGCACCTTTTCATGAAAGCACTCCTCCTCAAGATTTTCAACCATATACGCATCCTCTGATTCCCCTGCCTCATCAGCGACCACGATGCCAGACGTTTCAAGCTCCTCACTGTTCCTAAGGGGGATGTTATTTTCTGCCTCTTCCACGTTATTTCTACAGCtaccatcattttctacaaCTTCCATGTTACCCATTCCACGTGCCTCCTGAATCTCCACTTCCTCCATTTCTTCTGCGATGATCACATTATCATACTTATTCTCCACTCCATTTTTCTCTTGCAACACGCTAGTCCCCATTTCCATCTCTATCGGTATAGACTGCTCCTGCTTGTTCTTATCATTTCGTTCCTGCTGGGTTTTAGGGAACCACCTCTGTTTTAGATTTCCCCCTTCCAAATTCCTCAAGGCACCACCAGTTAGCTTATCATCCTTTTTCTTACACGTGGAACCATTATGCCCTTGCATTTGACAACCTCGATAGTAAGCAGGCAACGTTTCATAGACAACTTCTTGGAATTGGCTACCCACAGCTCTAGGAAGCCCAATCCAGAAACCTTCAATGGGATCAGCGGCCGCGTCTGTCTCCATACACACCCGTGCACCATCCATTCTGGTAGCACAATGAGTACTGTTATCCCGCCTGATAAACCGACCCAACGGTTGAGAAAGATTGCATAGCAATGATTCGTGGTAGTAGTTGGGAGGCAAACCCGGGAAAACAACCCAGACCAGGACTCTCGAAGGTTCATTCTTCTCATTAAACTCAGTCGTCCATTGAAAGACACGGAAAGGGATACCTTCCATTTCACAAGTCTCTCGTGAGAATGCCTTCAGAAAATCCTCCTCATTCGGGAACCGGAGAAACACATTACGTGGCTTTCGCAAGCTAGAGACCACTGGTTGAGCCTGAAGACCCCAATGGTTTTGAATGAAGGACCGAATCAAGTCTAGCGAGGGTCTTTGACGAATGAACTTCAACATTAGAAAGTACCTGAATGGCACAGCAGATTTTAGAATTTCTTCCTTAGTGAAGCTTACATAGGTTTCTCCCTCAAGCACCTTCGGCGGCCTTAAGGGAACATCAACCTCTGGGAGAGGCGACGGCGTCTGACGTACTATATCCACAAAGGATTTTGGCCTACCAAGCGGTGCCGGGTTGCCTAGGGGGGCCCGGCAACAATCAGCATTTAACCTAATAGAACCAAGGGGAACGAGACAAAATTGCCTTTTTCGCCAAAATCGCCTTCttaattgtataatatatatatatatatttatatagttgtAGCTCTTTAATTTTGAGTTATCTTGTGCCACTTAAAAGTGTGATCCACGTACACTCTCTTTATTACTCTCTCGAGTTTATCCCTTTAATGCGTGCACtcatttaaaacaatatctataAACGCACTCTTATGTATCTCGTTAAGCTAAGTGGTGTTATGTTGTCTATTATTAATCcttgaatatttttcttataaaagaaataaattcattaaaagattataaataatattacatgaaCATAATAAGATAAAGTAAGATCGATCATGAGACATTGAGAATATTGTAGTAGAGTCATGTAGTACTATATCACATTTTCCAAATCTAAAATAGCCAAATCCCGTCATCCTAAATAGCTATATGACTGGCCCGCGGCCGTAGACGTTAATATATAAAGCCAAATTTAATTAGTGTACAGTTCAAACAATAACATGCGGTAATAATTTGGAACAGTGCGATAAGACATCCAAACAACAATGTAGAATGGTTTATACGGAgattgaatattaatattgaacAGTACTTATAGTATAGCCAGTTTTAATCTTGAGagtttaaatacattaaaaccAAGCTAGGTTGAATGCAGATCAATTGGAGTCGCACATTCACATCATGGCACATGCACTTATATAGAATATTCACATGATGGCACATGCATGTAAGTGTTCTAACTATGTAATTTTCTCCCAAATGATCTTATAGAGATCGAGGGTCACATGAGCGCGGCCCTTTTATAtgacttttattttatagaatataatTGATCTTAATTTGCCCATTTCTTGGGAAGAGGCTTCATGTAAAATTTGCTgtcaatattattgttatgatcTAGGAATCCATAGTTAGTCGTTTCTTAAGGTTACTTTGATTGTAAGTGTTctgaaaaagaataaagtaaaacaataaatcaatcacacaatataaaaatttacataGTTCACCAACGTACCTTGTTCACAAAGTtgcatatgattttattttcttgtggaATGTCAAAGTACATTGTGGggcaaaagagaaatgatatttatagtcgtaGAGTGTGCAAAAGTCGTGCAATCCTTTtgtaaaaagtaagtaaatacgGGACTcacattgaaaaaataaactcattttttaatagtagaccccactctttttcgaAAGGATTGTGCGGCATTTGCGCACTCTacaactgtatctagcattactcggAGCAAAATTACAATTCTCAAAACAGTcatactatttataataaacatatatagtgtTGTACATCGAATGCCCTAATTTTTAATCATTGTGTTATTCGCTTGAGTGAAGTGTCAAGCGAGCTTCGACCAAACTCTCTTCTAATGTTCGCTCGAGCAAGTATCGAGTGAACTCTCTACATGAGTTTCGCTTGAGTGACCTGTAGTgcgaacgtcgagcgaactTTCGACTTGAGCCTATTTGCCCAAGTCTGTGCTCCATGGCCCAAGCCTCATAAAAACTCCACGTACCAAAAAACCGTAATGAATCCTTGTCGGGTTGAATCATCAAATTGAACTCATTCAATTAAATGGATTAAACCCTAACAcgacatatataaataatgagtaataCAACACGACCTGCAGAGCCCATTTGATAATTAACTCTTGTTGTTTTCACTTGAATACCACCCATGCATTCCATCCAATTTAACCTGTTTCTTGCAAATGAGTTTAGcagatctatatatttattttgaccaaattaacataatttcatatagaaTACAAGgatatttatacaatcattCACAATTCCAACTACATTCTTGATAAAGTATTTTGTAATCAATAttcaaactaataataataaaaaaactaatatctccgaaaaataaatttaaatagtaacTAAAAAAGGGTTGATActttttagttattatattgtcaaataacaatatcaatattacatCCCAACAACAATAACggcataaattaaaaaatatatagaatttgaAAGTAGAAGCAAAGGGTAATATTccttgattttgttgaaaatagaATGTATTCAAGTTATATGTACTAATTGTGAGTTTTGTGGGTTGACCGttaattgattaattatatCTTATCGGACCAACTCATTTTGATCCAGATCCATTTAAATCAAAACTATGTATGACCCACAACAACAACTGCAACCACAGATCGAATAGTGCATGTTTTCCCATCACCCGCAAGGGCCTTAAGACATGTAACATTAAATGAGGTACAAGATAGAACGCGAGGAATAGAGGTGATGCAAGATAGATCATGTCTAATTAAATGAGTAGCAATAAATACTTACAGGCAAAAGATATCAGAAATTAATTATTGTGGACATAATTAACGTAAAGGaatagagaaattttatatggaaattttacaccacacacctccATTTAATCATAGGGGTGTTCATCCGAATTCCAATCCGGGTACCCGGATTTCAAACCCTAGCCGAAACCTTGATCGGGTTGGTTCGGGCTGGAACCCAAGcaaaaaccagaaaatcggGGTTCCGGGTTGTACccggatttttttattattattattatttaggtCCATACAAAGGGTTTAGAAgcgtaattgtttttttttattttttatttttataaaatcctataattaaaatgttgaaaagggtaattcttctatatttattaaaaaaaaatttaaacgtGTTGAAAAACATAATGTTTTATAAAAGCATATAGTTTATGAAAAGATTTTCTGAGTCATCATTAAAAAGCATAATACTAACAATTTCtagaataacaaaaaatatataaaaatgaaaaactaaaatgtaTGCAATCCACTACAAATTAtactattttgttatttacacaTTACATTACCttgcaaaatacaaaactacAAGATATGAATTGCAAAATAATTTCGGCAAGTAGCAATTTCAATTGATTTGACTAAGAGAGATCCTGCACATTCTGTAAGCAAAAAAGGTCAGTACAAAATTACTAGACAAGGGGCTAAtacagaaaaaggaaaaatactgAAGTGTGCAATGCaattacaaaatcagtacaaaattaaacaactatGTATAACTTTAATTATCACcatattgaaaagaaattagCATTATAGATTTTTGGGAATACCTTTATAAGTTGGATTCTGTAAAACTTCTATTCTCTACACATCTATAGAATTGGCTATTGCAGGATGACTTGTTCCCTACTCAGAAAAgagcatatataaatatatatatatatatgcaggaaAAGTGTGCATAACTTCGATCTAACTTTTGTACGCTAAAAGTAAGACACTGCATATATTATCACCATATAACTTCGATCGTTGGCCCAAACATAAGACAGTGAATAACTAAAGGTCTGTGAAAGTGTGGATCAGTTCTGCATATAACTTCTGCATGctaaaaattgtaaatttatagAGAGAAAGGCTGGGCAGAGAGATTATTTACATGGCAATAGAACTTCTGATCAGTATCTGAGGATGACAAGATCAAGTCGTTTGagtcttcttcaagatctctTCGGACCGATTCTTCATAGGGTTTTGGGGATGCCCAGGTGCACTTAGGCTCCAAAATATGGCTTTTGTTTATGTCTTTGATGCACTAAAAGTTCAAGGAATCATCTTATACTGTTAGTGTCAGATTCCGAAGTTCCAAACAAAAAGAACAGAATCGATCCCTCTTACATGTTGGATTAATTGTATATCCTCATAGCATTGTGCTTGTGTTGTAGTAATATCATCATAAGTCCCTACTAGGTCTCACAAATCCagatctaacccataaaaatactaCACAAAGAATACTTTATTCAAACAttcacatcaaaataaacccaaaatcaACATAGAGAACAAAAATCCAGTCGCAGAAAGCAAGTCAAGACTAGAAAAATAGCAGATCTAGCAAAATAACAGCATATAACagacccaaataaataaataaaacccacgtttaaaaacaaactcaaaacaGACCCTAATCCTTTCCCACATGCTTATAGATCAAAAACATTGTAAGAAAACACAGATTTGGAAGTGTAAAGCATGAGTTTTGGGGATATTTTAACTCTAGACAGAGCACAATGGCATAAAAGAATTCAGATACCAAAAATcctaatatttctttttttttttttttgattaaaACAATCCACTTCATTCAAAACATAACGAAGAGTCATAGACAACTGTCAAGCCAAATGGCTTGAGAGATAAAGTCCAGGAAGCCACCCCACCACATCGCGATGGGATCAACAACCCAAGCGTATCTAGCTAGTCCATGGGCTGGTGACTGGTCTTCAGGAGCTGCCTCCAAAACCTTCACCACCAGTAGGCAAACCAATTCCACTACCAAGTGTGTGATACCCATGTGTGCAATAAATTGAATACCATGTAAGACAGCCATAAACTCTATCACCTCTGGATGTTTCACCTCCCATTCACCCTTACTAGCTGACAGAATAACTTTCCCTTGTGCATCTCTCAATATTGCCCCAACCCTTGCTCTATGGATATGGTGGAACACGGCTCCATCAATGTTGAGCTTCAAGAATCCCATAGGAGGTGGCTGCCAACCATAAAAGTTTTTCAAACCTGCAACAGGGTGTAATCTTACTTCCCCAAACATCCTATGCGTCGTCATTGCATGTTCAATTAACGTCCTTGCATCAAGAATTTCATTCTCATCACGCTTTCTATTCCTCCTAAACCATAAGCTTGAAGCTATAGTGAAGAACATTGCCAAGTCATCCAGTCCTCCCAAGGATCTCACCTGCGTAGCTGCATCAAACATACTTTGGTTTCTATCCACTTGGCCCATAACAGGAAGGTAGCATGGCTATAAATCTTCAATACTTGGACAACTTAACAGAACATGTGGCAGATTTTCAGTATCAGCATCACAGAACCCACACCCCTCCCTCatttccatctttttcttctgcAGGTTTGACTCTGTTGGTAAACAATCTAGGTAGGCTCGCCAAGAGAAGATCCTTGTTCTATGTTGGATATTCATCCTCCATAGTGCCTTCCATAAATCCCCTTGAGACTAAGCAACAGATGATTCCCCTCCAGCCTGTCTCTTGTTTGTTCTCAACCATCTTTATGCAGATTTCACACTAAAATCTCCACTTCTATTTGCGCCCCATATAAGTTTATCCCGTTGTTCCCCTGGGCAAACTGGGATCCTCAGTATCTTATCAAccacatttggattgaagagagtcCTCACCTTCTCCATATTCCACCACCTAGCCTCCACATCCAACAGGGTGTCCACAGTATCACTTTCCTCCCTATTCGGCATAGCAAAATCTGAATTCTGGAGCAAG
This window harbors:
- the LOC121265720 gene encoding uncharacterized protein LOC121265720; translated protein: MAFSVFLGQGTSNFAKCMALLHGVRILRSLGITKAEIEMDSLVVVKWLKSSRCEVWYLEEYWDEILELLKHQQFTIRHIFRQGNAPADFMARMGSSGCSTRWHSFNELPQPLKGLLRMDKLDFPYLRLAG
- the LOC121265722 gene encoding uncharacterized protein LOC121265722; its protein translation is MGQVDRNQSMFDAATQVRSLGGLDDLAMFFTIASSLWFRRNRKRDENEILDARTLIEHAMTTHRMFGEVRLHPVAGLKNFYGWQPPPMGFLKLNIDGAVFHHIHRARVGAILRDAQGKVILSASKGEWEVKHPEVIEFMAVLHGIQFIAHMGITHLVVELVCLLVVKVLEAAPEDQSPAHGLARYAWVVDPIAMWWGGFLDFISQAIWLDSCL